GGCAACCTTGTCCTGTTCCTGGCCTTAGGggaaaatttctcagtttttgtcCAATGAGAATGtttgctgtgggattttcatagatggcttttatgacattggggtatgttccctctatcgatgtagatggaactggagggtattgtgATGAGCAAAATAACTCAATCAAAGAAAggcaagtatcatatggtttcactctatGTGGAATATTAGAAACAGCAGAGAcaatcataggggaaaggagggaaaattgaatgggaagtcatcagaaagggaaaaagccaaagagactcttaatcataggaaataaactgagggttgatagAGGGGAGTAGGGTGGGAGGATGGAGTAGTCCAGCGCTGGGCATTGAGGAggacacgtgatgtgatgagcactgcttGTTATACACagctgatgaattattgaatatTACACCTGACTTATGATGTGTGATAAGTTGGCTAGttgaatctaaataaaataaatacatacataaatacataaattttaccaTACAGAACCCTGAACTAGTTACTGACAATCTGGTGATATTTCTCTCATTCCTCCCTTTTATACCTTTATTCCTCTTTTCTACCACCTTCTCTCAGAATGCAGATATTTTATGCCTCATAGATGTGgaggaatcatgtcatctgctctTGATGCAAGTAAAAAGAAGACATATAAGCTTtcaattttttagaaataaagggAGAAGAATTCTTTTATCATTAGAACAAAGGATGAATTCAAGAACACTTATGCACATGGTACCTTTCTCCTTGACATGATTTGTCTGGTTTCTAGACTTTCTCTTATGCTGCTGACTTAAGTGAAATTGAGGTATTACAGATGCTGACAAATTTAGAAAGGATCCTTTCAGTAGGATGGAGGATGCATTCACAATGAATTTCAGGGAGAAGAAGAGATAGAGATAAAATGGCAGAGGACCTTAGATGTTCTTTGTAGAATCTTGTCTGTGAAGGAGACAGATACAATGGTACTGATTCATGTTAAACAGAATTGATTCAGAGGTCAGATTGGCACAAGTTATCTAATCATTAATTCAGTCTTGAGTCACCAAGGAATAGTTTAAACTAGCTTATCAGTTTTTCCACTTCTCTTCtatggattttatttaaattttgttgtctTCCAATCTAGTATCCTGAGTCCCTTTCACCCTTAAACTATACATTGTTGCTGGGAATAGTATCTTCTCAAAATAACTGGGGTATCAATTTTATTATGTCAACTCCTATAACAACATTTTCAGCACATATCCTGATTTTGTTCCTGATTTGGCATGTCATATTCCAAATTTCAGTCCATGTTGAACATACATTGAAAGACTGTCCTGACCTTTCTTCGGCCTGTAGAATAGATAAGCAATTTTTTTCCACTCTATTGTGAAACCAGGAAATACTTTCACAAATAGATCAATACCTATATGTTCTTTTTTCCCAGAATTTTGTAGGgcattgtgggggggggggagttaatGAAACATCTTTAAAGGATCATCACTCAAATTTTGTCtcaaaaaaaatcatatgtacTCATTATGAAGCATACATCAATCTGGCAATCCACAATTTTAGTAGTAAATTGATTTAGTACTAATTGATTTAGTAGTAAAATCAATTACCTCAATTTcctgtccattttttattttaagaaagctaCAGTCATGAAGTGACTCATATTGCCATACCACTGAAAAATCCTATGGAATATAGAGTTAAGAAATTAATGTCTACCTATGAGGTGAATtgtttctgaaaaacaatatccattggggagggtatgtgctatggtgagtgctgtgaaatgtgtaagcctgatgattcacagacctgtacctctggggcaaataatacattatatactaataaaaataattttaaaaatagtaaaaacaaaccaaaaaaagcagTATCAAGATCGTTCAATAGAGAAAGCATAGTCTTCTCTACAAATAATGCTGAAACAACTGGACATTCTGGCCAGGTTCAGTTTGGTGCGTTGGTTTCCTTATTGTCTCTGTTCATGAAAATTAccatcatcaaaataaaatttttaatttaataccaAATACATCTTATAGcatatttcatttcaaaaacaaGCCAATACATAAGGTACTAAAGTAATTTCATTTACCAGTCAAAAACCAATAGTTACACAACAAGACAGTTTTATACAGTTAGTGTGGGACAAACATATAAGGATTTCTAGTATCACagggtttatttttaacttttgaaatagATTAACTTGCTGAAATCCAAGTGACTATATCATATATTTAAGCCAAGGTAGTTATTCAGGATTCCAGGGATCTAGGAAACAACCTTTCATTTCAAAttcactaaacacacacacacacacacacaaccacacacacattACCTTATTTGTGCattaatatgtatatacacacaaacatgatatatacataatagaaaacaaggaaaagagaCTAACCCTGGAAAGTTTGCAAATGTACAAAGTATAGCTTCcaagttcattttttgctttcttcaAATGTAAATAAGGTCAGATTTCACATTCTCATAGCATTTGCTAGGCTTTGAGGAAGGAGAGATTGTAAAAGTATTTTCTTGAAATTGAGAAATGAATCTTAAGACAAGCTTATGAAAATTATATTTGGTGTGACTACAGACTTTTATGTAAGATTATGTGTCAGCATCCTATGTAATCTTTCCTGTCTCTATCTATGGCCTGGGTAtggcatttttaatcttttagtcCTTCCCTCAGTGAAATCTCTGTTAAAAGGATGCTTCATTGATGATTTGGGCCAGAGGTCACCAATATGTAAGGAAGAAAGGATTAACTTTGAAGGTGTCTGTGTTGTCTCAGACGGgtcaataaaatttattatttgtttcaattcAGTATTATCTGTTCATGCAATAAGCCTATACTCTGTGCCTGTTCCATTGAGCAGACGTTATAtcagcaaatataaaaatatctcatCTTAGTACTCACactttaatttaagaaaaaggtGAGGACAATTAGAGTTTATTAGCTTCATACTACTGGCCCAAGTGTTTCCTGACTGCAGTAGGAGAGCTGCATATTTCCTCAAAATTTCCAGTCTCTACAAAAGCAAGGCAACTCACCATTTTCACTTCCCAGCACTATCCAAGAAAGCTCCATTTAGGTTGAATCCTCAAATGTATTCCTCTTTACACAGGGTTCTCTTATGATTAAGAAGAAGTTACAATGCAAAATAATAGCATGTCTAGGAGAAttcagaatatcttttttttttttttccaaagtcttTAAGTGCTTTAGGGAAATGCATTGGCAACTTTGGCATTTACTGTCCctttttttatgtgtgttgaaGATTATTTATGGACTTTCTTTATTCCCATTAGTCATTCaaattgtatgtgtgtatgtgggtgagtgtgtgtgttttattgagaaatatcCAGCATTAGGCATCAATCTCCATTTTAACAACATGTGGTGATGCGGGAGTAAAGGAGAATTACTCGGTCTTGAATCTGTTTGGTCTTTACCCCATAAATGATGGGGTTTAGCATAGGGGGCACCACCACATAGAGGTTGGCTACTAGGATGTGGACATGATGAGGGATGGTTTCCCCCCCAAAACGATgggcaaaaaatgaaaagaatgctgGGGCATAGAACATAAGGATGACACAGATGTGGGAAGCACATGTGTTGAGGGCTTTGAATCTGGCAGCCCAGGAAGGTATCTGAAACACTGTGCAAAGGATCATGGTGTAAGACATAATGATGAACACAATGTCCAGTCCTGTAGACAGCAGGGCCACAGTCAGCCCATAGATGATGTTGACCCTGATATTGTCACATGCCAATCTGGCAATGCCCATGTGCTCACAGTAGGAATGGGGAATGATGTTTCTCCCACAATACCTAAGTCTGTGTACCAGGaaggtgaatggaaggcagatgaTGAAGCTCCTGACCACAGATGCTATGCCAATCTTCCCAATGACTGAAGACGTTAAAATTGTGGTATATCTCAGGGGGtgacagatggccacatagcggtcaaaTGCCATGGCCAGGAGAATAGCAGATTCTGCCACAAAGATGAAATGTATGAAGAACATCTGGGACACACAGCAAGCAAAGGATATGTCCATGGACTGGAACCAGAAAATAGCCAGCATCTTTGGGGCTGTGGCTGTGGAGAGCAGCACATCTGCTGAGGCCAGCATGGAAAGGAAAATATACATGGGCTCATGGAGACTGCGCTCAGTCACAATCACAAAGATCAAGAGCACGTTGCCTACGACAGCCAAAACGTACATGGAACAGATGGGGATGGAGATCCAGGTGTGAAAATCTTCCAGTCCTGGGATTCCAATCAGGACATACCACATATCATGGGGACCGCTGTGATTATAAGAGGAGGGAGGCATCTGTGACATCATATTCCGACCTAGTACTTTGATCAAGTCACTATTGAGGAACACTCCATTAGGCTGAATGATGTCTGATtagattttttccccaaatatattCTTCTCTGTGGAAGGACAGTGAGATATATTACCTAGCCTAAAATTGTACTCTGACTCTTTCCatggaagaattaaaatatacctttttaaaaagagatattaattttttatttgatggaAGACActgtg
The genomic region above belongs to Neovison vison isolate M4711 chromosome 7, ASM_NN_V1, whole genome shotgun sequence and contains:
- the LOC122914175 gene encoding olfactory receptor 52Z1-like; this translates as MMSQMPPSSYNHSGPHDMWYVLIGIPGLEDFHTWISIPICSMYVLAVVGNVLLIFVIVTERSLHEPMYIFLSMLASADVLLSTATAPKMLAIFWFQSMDISFACCVSQMFFIHFIFVAESAILLAMAFDRYVAICHPLRYTTILTSSVIGKIGIASVVRSFIICLPFTFLVHRLRYCGRNIIPHSYCEHMGIARLACDNIRVNIIYGLTVALLSTGLDIVFIIMSYTMILCTVFQIPSWAARFKALNTCASHICVILMFYAPAFFSFFAHRFGGETIPHHVHILVANLYVVVPPMLNPIIYGVKTKQIQDRVILLYSRITTCC